The Lolium rigidum isolate FL_2022 chromosome 1, APGP_CSIRO_Lrig_0.1, whole genome shotgun sequence region aaaggcggcggtcctagggcctctcttgcgtggagaggaagacctaccggaggcatgGACTCATGATCTGGCcggtgtgttgagttccggaacgcTCTgccagcgaatgtaacagtgctttttgcatggagtttgctggatcggtggtattcggtcgtgcgcacccatgcttttattccgaccgattggttctggagggagcggcgcgaatctctttttctatgttgacatcaagtgactatggatccatgatgaaagtcggaagaagagaatttcatgaaggtcggaggggaggactagccaaGGGAGGttgaagtctccgcgctgttgatagACTTGCTTGATGTTCCGGGCTTCacggcagcggtatgaaagtgggggcgacaacataggtgaagttcagagtcctacctttcagggtgaaaacccaaggtctggccttaactggttgtgcttggcaatgaccttgttggaggcattgttttgagagcggggactatcttcagggtgaaaacctaagatctttgatcgggcgacgacggtgttagagcactgttcccttcttggaggcgtcgtttttggagagtctgtatttcaggtgttgtcttgacgGTGGATGTatcgctgttgttaggcccgagatactgtagcaggacttttgtttcttagttttcctttcctttttttggctgtgtgcatccgtagtgccattagggtggtgcgttgttgcagaggctggatgtaattggtatcttttttatattaatatattccctttatcgaaaaaatgtgtgTATGCCTTGAGCCCTTGATGGCAATGCAAGATAGCCAGGACTACTAGTATTGGATGAGGAAGATGATTCATGTATTTAGTAATGATAAGTTCACTGTTAGATCCATGTATTTAGTGTTGAAAACATGAGATGTGAAATGACCGCATCGTAAAATATGGTGGTTGAAGGTGCCACTCAAAATAAATGTTTCGTTGTGGTTAACTTTTCATACAAGTATTTTGACAAAGGATCAATGTTCTGATTAGGCGAGGTTGGAAAGGTAAAGATGGCAAATGATACTTCTATGATGAACTACAAACCATAGATCATTTGTTCTTTGAATGCAAATTAACTAGATTTGTTTGGGGTGTGGTCAAATGCGTGACTGGAGTTTTGGATATCCCGGTAAAGTTTAACGATCTGAGTTGTTTACTTTCCATAGTAAAGTTAGAAACCTTTTTATTGTAGGCATAGCCGCATAGCTGATGTTGTTTGGGCGTTATGGTACGTAGACAAGAAATTTTGCTTCATCATGTGTACCCGAGTTATCCGACTGTAGTGGTTTGCAGAGAACAAAGGTGCGTCCGGCGCATCTCAGCGTGGCCCAACAGGTGGTAACTGAATGCTTCGACACAAAGGAAGGTTGGGCTCCCTGTCGAGAAGAATTGGAGTTGGTCCGAGAAAAAATCTTGGACTGTTGCTGTCGAATGGGTGGATGCTGAGTTCCTGGCCTTGATGTAATAGAAGTTTTTGTGGTTCCCAAGTTGTACGTGTAAACCTTGGTAGAAGGTAAAATATGTTATCTTAGATGGTGTTCTTTAGTTCGTTACGTTTTGGTAGAGGTAGCCTGTTTTGACGTATAGAACTCTCCAGTTTCAGGGGTTCTCAAGGGTTGCAACAAAACTATGACACTTGGCTTCATTTCGATGAAATCAAGAGCTGGCAGATGCTCAAttcgaaaagaaagaaaaaaggcatGCCGACTAGCTAGCTCAACCGGGAGCTGGGAGTTCTCGCTCGATTGAAAGTTAGCTTAATTCTTAGTTAACTTTGCTAGTCATGAGGAGGATTATGGGTTGTAACTAATATTTTTCTAGCTGCAACTAACAGTTTGGGATTGATTTATTTTTCATGGTcgtcatgagttgcaacatgttTGGAGCTGATATTGAATTGACGCAACATAACTAAGAATCGACTGAGAGTTAGTCCTCCCTTCCAAAAACATAAGATATAATATAACTAGTATGTGCAATAGATCGAACAGTAAACCGTATGGAGTACGCTAGTACTTTCACCCACGGATTAAATATATTTTACAGTGCATGCACGCAGTTCAAGCAGTGAGAACTGTAGAGTTCGACCTTCTTACAGCACACTCGTATGCATGCACGCACAACCACACGGCCTTCAAGTCATGTACGCACGTACGTACACGCCGGGAGAACTCTCTGCAGGCATTTGGATTGGAGCCATGCAGGCATGCATACCGGCCAAATTTCACTGCAAGCGGGCCCTGAGCCAGCTGAACTTAAACATGGAACAAAATGCACGTCGATCCATCCACACAGACTTGATAAATACACATACAGATTGATTTAAGAATCATGAATGATGACTCTAGCAGAGGCTGTAATCTGTATATGGTGCCAATGAACCTGCAGGCGTCGATCCAAATTTGAAATTGAAGTTCTGATAGGCCGTACGTTTTCTTGGGGCAAATGATGCGTGTATTGATAAAAATTGAATATATGCCCCTACTTGTAAATTGGTCCCAGCACGTACTGCACCGGTGGAACAGCTATATCCGCAGGCTCGATCGATGCTCTTGCCAgaggatctttttttttttttttttttttttgcgagtaaaAGAAAGTAACATTAATCTGGCAAAGTTACACAAAGGACCCCGAAGGAAATCCGATTACAAGCACACCCCTGTGCAACTCGAACACGACGACGATGGTGGCACGGCGCTGTCggtggcgcgccgccgcctctgctCCTTAAGACGCCTTGGATCAGGAGCATCCCCATgacggacgggaagtcgccgagcACCGGCCGCAAGGACCTACACCGAACGCCACCATCAACATCGATCCAGATCAAGCCACCCTCCTCCACGCTTATTCCAGCAGCCGGCGCCGCCGTCCCACGGTCACCGGCGAGGGAAAGACGCCCACGCCAACTCCAAGAAGCTGCGAGCGCGCCAGAGGTGGAAGATCGCCTGCAAGAGCTCCAAGGAACaccgccgacgaagaggaagactcCCACCTGCAAAAGCCACTCCGgctgcgcctcctcctccccgacgCCTCCGGCTGGCCGCGAAAGAAAACCTGCACTATATACACACCGCCGCTCGGGGTCCCcccgtcctcccgccgccggagcagcTGGCGGAGGGCGAGGCGGCCGCCGAGACGGCGATGGCGAGGCGGCTCTCCTCCGGTCGCTCAGAAAATCACCCTTCTCAACTGTAGACGGGGAAGGGATAAAGCCAAGGCTCCTCTTGCTAGAGGATCTTGGCCCTGCTCTCCCAGTAATTAGGATATCTTTGAGTATTTATAGCATGGGGCTGCAAAATATTTACTGACCACAGCGAGGTTAAGGGCATCTATTGGCACTTTGGCTGTTTGTCTTTTGTATCCCAGCCATCCTCATTTTCTTTTAGAAATACCTCCGACCTCGGAACAGTTGCGCATTTCATTGTTGTCGAGTTTATTCCACTTTTTACTCGATATACGTGTGTGTTCCACATTTTACGCTCTAAATGAACATGTAACAAAGATTATCTGGATTGCTTCCATAGTTTACCCAAAGTTGCTACCAAATTGCAGGTTTTACACTTCTCAACCTAATTCTACCAAGCCCCGGTTGAAAATCCTAAATTCTACCAAGCCAGACCCATCCATCAAGTCGAGGTGCCTACATTCTAAGGAGCGTTTGAGTTGTCAGTTTATCTGTTTCACTACGGTTCGATATGGTTGTAGGCTTCAACGTGAAGCTGGTCGTTGGTTTAGTGTGATACCCGTGCGTTGTGCGCTGGCTTGTCGTTAGGGTGACGTGTTCCCACACAGTCATGGCCAAGATGGTGCCCTTTGTCTTGAGCTTCACCGGCTTGCTTCTAGTGAATCCAGGTTCCACAGTAAAACCCCTAACACTACGCTCACACGATAGAGTGTCGTTGGCCGGGTGGTTCGCTTGTGGCTTGGTATTAGCCGGGTTTAACAATTTGTTGTCGATTGGGTCAGGCTTAAGCCACAATGCACGTCACCGTATTGACCCTACGACGCGACCATTCTAGACTAGATTGGACTAAACATCCATACGGAGCGCACCCATGAGATCGATGTACGCTTTCGATGGGTGATTCCACATAGACCTGATAGATGGGTCATGTTTACAAAATTAGGTGGGATAACTAAATTGTGCAAAACCCGACATTCGGTAACAATTCATAAGTAAATTTGGTGATTTATGTCGCAGTACAGTCGGGAGTAAAAAGCGGCATACTACGCGTGTCTTTGTAGAAAAGCAGATTATGCGACTATGTTTTGTTGATAAGCCTTTGGCACACAATTAGTTCGTTGATATTTGATTCACGTACGTGAACAAAATCATAATCATGCATGCGGGTTATATACCTGATACATGATAGGGGTCATGTAGACAAGGCATATATTTTCCATCTGACATGGTGTAAGCTGGATTAATAGTATTGTTTTCGACATGAATTAATAATTACACTGCCATTTCAGATACCCGGCCGGTCAGGCGGCCCCTACTGGTCGTTTCATCATTGTATAGAACAGGATAAGGTCAAGTGTTAAATGTCATGTGTGCTACGTCATGTCTGACTTGAATCATGATTTATACACAGTGTATGGAATCATTGTCGACTATCTCAGTCTTGGTTTTTCAACTTTCTACCGATTGTCACGGCTCACAGGCCGGCTTCCGTGGGATTTAGCCGAACTGGAACGACTAGTTTGGGCCTCTCCCAAGAGGGAGGGAAAGAGAGAAAAGAACTGGGCCTGCTGAAGAAAAGGACCGTCCGTTGCACGCACTGGAGAAAGACACACGAAGCAAACTGTTTccctcaaaaaaacaaaaaacaaaaacatgaaGGAAAACCGTCATACGGATTGGGGAATTCAGAATTGCTCTGAATGTGACCCTTGAACTAAAGCGAATTTTTGGAACCCGATTAAACTTACTCGACCACTAAATTATATAGCTACCCGACCATTAATTTATACAAAAAATGTAAGAGAGGATTTCCTTTAGAATATTCATGTGAAACTTGTGATTTTTGCCTACCCTACATACTTTCAAATTTGGGGAGTATAAAAATTGGCACGCACATACATACTTGCATCCTCGACATGCAGAAAAATTCTTTGGAATTTTTGGAGGTCCGAAAATATGGATTTTGAGGCGCTACAGTAACTCGGTTTCCGTTGAACCTAGGTTCCAACACGTATTTGCACGATTGTGCTGGCGATGTGGTTCCAATTTCTTCAACTGGTGATCCCATCGGTTCTCTTGTTCGAACTGTGTTTTCGGCCAAGAACAACAatggatcaatgttgagagtggatTATAACGTCATTTTTGTGCCATGTCTTTTGCTAGTTGCAGCGCATCGATGAAGACGGCAATGCCGCAGCGGATAAATTCTCATGGTTCCATATCCATCCTGACCGCACGCGCACGGTATCACCGTGGTGTTTTGATCCCAAGAATGGCAGGCTCTAGATCAAGCGAACTATTTTCTAGTGGCTCGGCATGCATGTCTTGACAGTTGTGGCGGCGATTGTGGTATTAGTTTACTTTCTTCTATGGATTTGCCATTCATCATTTCATGATTTGGATCATGTTAGTCGTGATACGTTAACGAAACATATGTTCAAAAACCGGCCTTTCTAGGGTGTAATTAAAAAGATTATGATGCATGTATCTCGCATGAAGCATATATTATATGTCGTTATGGTTAGATCAAGTCACCTATCCTTAGGAGTGAGCGTGCACACTTCTTTTATATAACCTAGATTCAGAAATTTCATATCTCCGCTTTCTTAGGAATCTTGTTTCACTGTTcgttgtttcttttaatgccatGCCCTATTCGTGGAAAAGAAGTTGCCCAAGGAAACTTCGTTTTCCGTAAGGCATAGCCATTTATAAGTCTGATCAAGTAGCATGCAAGTTTTAAAACACGAATTATGTGGGTACCCGGTAGTGAAAACACCCACAGATTGTGGGGCTTGATGAATGGTATTTGTAGATAGACTTTTCTTGCTTTCTACCTAAAATAAAAGCGAATACTCTAGCAATGCGTAAGTCCAGCCCTCCGTGGGATAAAGATCAATGCTCCTTTATAATAGGGTTCGTGTAGATCTAAGTTGACTTTCAGAAAGTATGACTTGAGTTTACCAAAGTCCAACTTGCGCATCTTTCATCCATATAACTGAAGTTATACTTTTGATAAATTGTTCGAAATGAACCTCCTTgcataacaaaaaaaaagcaaGGTAAGGGTTGCCTAGAGATACGTTTTTTTCTAGACCCCATAATGTGTAGGGGCTTTCAGCACTGGATACTCTTTATTTATGCTTTtgatgtacaaaagtatttccgattGACTTAGACATAAAAAAAATCTCAAGCAATTtaaaatttgcaaataaatttACGTTAGATAAAGATCAATGCTTAGAAAACAGAAATAGACACTAAAACAAGGTGGTCAAAGACTCAGCACGGCAATTCCAAAGTCCAAACTGCTCTGTCCAAGGCAGAGCACAGTCAAACACGAGAGCTAGCGCACAAAGGAAGCTGCCTGCTTCAACTTGCTGCGTCCATCCCATCCAGAAACTATACAAAAACCTTCATCTTCTATACACATGGTCAGGCTGGTCGGAGGGGTGTAGCACATGCCATGAACTCGTGATGCGTTGGCAAATGGCAACTAGCCTAGTCTCCTGACTCTCCGCTCAGCACGGGACGGCAGCATCTCTGTCACAGCGCCAGAGCGGCGGCAGGCTCCAGAACGGCCTCTTCTGCTTCGCCGGCGGCGCTCCGGCTGCGACGGCGGCTGCCCTGTCCGAGCTCAGCATGTCCCACATCACCTGCACGTCGTTGTACCCGCACGTCTGCACGTCCTGGTGCAGGTTCAGGGCGCCGCACTCTACATCCACAGACATTCATCATCACATTCACGAAATTATCAAAGAAATTTTGTAATGAAGCAGTGTTTAGAACTACTACGAGTGCTAATTGGAGGAATCGTTATGTTCTGAGAAAATAGAAAGATCGGATAACGAATCATTCATGGTAACCACCATGTAAGGGCTGCAGATTAGGTGGTCCAAGGGAATCTATAATTGTCCACATGGAATCGAAAATGGGCGGTTGGTAGCACGAAGATATCATGCCCCAAGCTAATTCTTGGTGTGGAGCGCGCAGGAGATAGCGTGCATGGACCATTAGCTACCCATCTCTGATGATCCATTTGGTTGTTTCTCGTGGTATTATCTTTTCTGGTTATTCCATGGACTAGCACAGCCGAACCAGCTTGAACTCTGTCTCCTACCAGTTCGTAATTAGTATGGCATGGCAGGTTTGCCTGCAAAATCTTGAGCCTGACTAGCAAACGCCATTCGAGGAATTAAAACAAGGAGTTAAGCGAGTACTTTTTGGATAGAAATAGAAGGCGAGTAGATTAGTAAACGAGTTGGAActtggaagttcttgagttttgacTGC contains the following coding sequences:
- the LOC124664229 gene encoding uncharacterized protein LOC124664229, giving the protein MGTRVMAWWCARVVAPVRRACRLAVAAARARVRKAECGALNLHQDVQTCGYNDVQVMWDMLSSDRAAAVAAGAPPAKQKRPFWSLPPLWRCDRDAAVPC